In Streptomyces sp. DG2A-72, one genomic interval encodes:
- a CDS encoding thiolase family protein — MRDAVIVEAVRTPMGKGKPNGSLAHVHPVELLAHTLRTLVARSGIDPALIDDVIGGTVDQVGEQAMNTTRYAALSAGFPETVPATTVDRQCGSSQQAVHFAAQGVIAGAYDLVVACGVESMSRVPMWSNVPPGTDPFGPGIAERYSEGLVPQGISAELIAAKWSITRERMDTFAVSSHHKAAAAWDAGLFDAEVAPLDDVTRDECVRPSSTPEILAGLKPAYHDPAFAERFPQIEWNVTAGNASPVNDGASAVLITSSETAARLGLRPLARLHSFAVTGSDPILMLTGVIPATEKVLRKASLSLDDIDLFEVNEAFSSVVLAWQQETGADLAKVNVHGGAIAVGHPLGASGTRLTTTLVHAMRERGARYALQTMCEAGGLANAMVIESV, encoded by the coding sequence ATGCGTGACGCAGTCATCGTCGAAGCCGTACGCACCCCGATGGGCAAGGGCAAGCCGAACGGCTCCCTCGCTCATGTCCACCCCGTCGAGCTCCTCGCCCACACCCTGCGCACCCTTGTCGCCCGCTCCGGCATCGACCCGGCGCTGATCGACGACGTGATCGGCGGCACCGTCGACCAGGTCGGCGAGCAGGCCATGAACACCACCCGGTACGCCGCTCTGTCCGCCGGCTTCCCGGAGACCGTCCCGGCGACCACCGTGGACCGCCAGTGCGGTTCCTCCCAGCAGGCCGTGCACTTCGCGGCCCAGGGCGTCATCGCGGGCGCATACGACCTCGTCGTCGCTTGTGGAGTCGAGTCGATGAGCCGGGTGCCGATGTGGTCGAACGTCCCGCCCGGCACCGACCCCTTCGGCCCCGGCATCGCCGAGCGCTACTCCGAGGGACTCGTCCCGCAGGGCATCAGCGCCGAGCTGATCGCCGCCAAGTGGTCGATCACCCGCGAGCGGATGGACACCTTCGCGGTCTCCTCCCACCACAAGGCCGCCGCGGCCTGGGACGCCGGCCTGTTCGACGCCGAGGTCGCGCCCCTGGACGACGTCACCCGTGACGAGTGCGTACGTCCGTCCAGCACCCCCGAGATCCTGGCCGGCCTCAAGCCCGCCTACCACGACCCGGCGTTCGCCGAGCGCTTCCCGCAGATCGAGTGGAACGTCACCGCGGGCAACGCCAGCCCCGTCAACGACGGCGCCTCCGCCGTGCTCATCACCTCCAGCGAGACCGCTGCCCGCCTCGGCCTGCGCCCGCTGGCCCGGCTGCACAGCTTCGCCGTCACCGGCTCCGACCCGATCCTCATGCTCACCGGCGTGATCCCGGCCACGGAGAAGGTGCTGCGCAAGGCGTCGCTCTCCCTCGACGACATCGACCTGTTCGAGGTCAACGAGGCGTTTTCCAGCGTTGTGCTGGCATGGCAGCAGGAGACCGGCGCCGACCTCGCCAAGGTCAATGTGCACGGCGGCGCGATCGCCGTCGGCCACCCGCTCGGCGCGAGCGGCACCCGCCTGACGACGACGCTGGTGCATGCGATGCGGGAGCGCGGCGCACGGTATGCCCTGCAGACGATGTGCGAGGCGGGCGGGCTCGCCAACGCGATGGTCATCGAGTCGGTCTGA
- a CDS encoding helix-turn-helix domain-containing protein yields MAAMKDARPCSIAAALALVGEKYSLLVLREVCLGNGRFDQLVRNIGAPRDILATRLRRLVDAGILTKRAYSERPQRFEYRPTQAGLELEPVLITLMAWGDRHLREDDDRPMVIEHICGNELVPVVTCSACAGAVHHEDLTAHPQAPGWTVSGPTAA; encoded by the coding sequence ATGGCCGCCATGAAAGACGCCCGCCCCTGCTCCATCGCCGCCGCCCTGGCGCTCGTCGGTGAGAAGTACTCGCTGCTCGTCCTGCGGGAGGTGTGCCTCGGCAACGGCCGCTTCGACCAGCTCGTGCGCAACATCGGCGCCCCGCGCGACATCCTGGCCACCCGGCTGCGCCGCCTCGTGGACGCCGGGATCCTGACGAAGCGGGCCTACAGCGAGCGCCCGCAGCGTTTCGAGTACCGGCCGACACAGGCGGGGCTCGAACTGGAGCCGGTCCTGATCACGCTCATGGCGTGGGGCGACCGCCATCTACGCGAAGACGACGACCGCCCCATGGTGATCGAGCACATCTGCGGCAATGAACTGGTCCCGGTCGTCACCTGCTCCGCCTGCGCCGGCGCGGTGCACCACGAGGATCTGACGGCCCATCCGCAGGCGCCCGGCTGGACGGTCTCGGGACCGACGGCGGCGTAG
- a CDS encoding PmoA family protein, whose amino-acid sequence MTGLRITHDYGDRITVTEPVTGVELLAYVYRPEAAWEAPRPYVHPMRTLAGDVVTDYRPNDHRWHKGLSLTASHLSGANLWGGNTYVHGQGYLELPERVGSMAHVGFDEISSDGDRLVIAERLTWHPYDGELWAEEERRIEVHDVDPGAGSWALTWTTAVTNRRDEPLRFGSPTTAGRELAGYTGLFWRGPRAFRDGRIIGPDGEGPELMGTRAPWLALSGEHDGTDGHATLVFEHAPENDHLGEGGAHPAHWFVRNEPFAGVAPSWAFFDELELAPGDTLTRRYRVVVADGAWERDEVAKYLEAHAW is encoded by the coding sequence GTGACCGGGCTGCGCATCACGCACGACTACGGCGATCGCATCACCGTGACCGAGCCGGTCACCGGTGTGGAACTGCTCGCCTATGTCTACCGGCCGGAGGCGGCCTGGGAGGCGCCGAGGCCGTACGTCCATCCGATGCGGACCCTCGCGGGCGACGTCGTCACCGACTACCGGCCCAACGACCACCGCTGGCACAAGGGCCTGTCGCTCACGGCCTCGCATCTGTCCGGCGCGAATCTGTGGGGCGGCAACACCTATGTGCACGGACAGGGGTATCTCGAACTCCCGGAGCGCGTCGGGTCGATGGCGCACGTCGGCTTCGACGAGATCTCCTCGGACGGCGACCGGCTCGTCATCGCCGAACGGCTGACCTGGCACCCGTACGACGGAGAGCTGTGGGCCGAGGAGGAGCGCCGGATCGAGGTGCACGACGTCGATCCGGGCGCGGGGTCCTGGGCGCTGACCTGGACGACCGCGGTCACCAATCGGCGCGACGAGCCGCTGCGGTTCGGCAGCCCGACCACCGCGGGGCGTGAACTGGCCGGCTATACGGGCTTGTTCTGGCGTGGCCCGCGCGCCTTCCGGGACGGGCGGATCATCGGGCCGGACGGCGAGGGCCCGGAGCTGATGGGCACCCGGGCGCCCTGGCTCGCCCTCTCCGGCGAACACGACGGCACCGACGGCCACGCGACCCTCGTCTTCGAGCACGCCCCCGAGAACGACCACCTCGGCGAGGGAGGGGCCCACCCCGCCCACTGGTTCGTACGCAACGAGCCCTTCGCCGGCGTCGCCCCCTCGTGGGCCTTCTTCGACGAACTGGAACTCGCACCCGGCGACACCCTCACCCGCCGCTACCGGGTCGTCGTGGCCGACGGAGCCTGGGAGCGGGACGAGGTCGCCAAGTACCTGGAGGCGCACGCGTGGTGA
- a CDS encoding Gfo/Idh/MocA family protein: protein MPASESEPGTYRPHSAPLDGRRIRVAVVGTGAIARDSHLPALARLPEEVEVVAAVDIDAASVEACCAESGIPHAYTDLDRMLREQRPDLVTICTPPTLHRDQTVAALRAGAWVWCEKPPVPTLADFDAVEAAEGEGGGPYAAIVFQHRFGSGSRHVRRLLAEQALGRPLVAHCQTTWYRDTAYYAVPWRGRWRTEGGGPAMGHGIHQMDLLLDLLGPWSEVRAMAGRLVHDVETEDVSTALVRFENGALATVVNSVLSPDEVSRIRIDCARATVELTHLYGHSNAHWRITPASDVPAELAAQWQDFGQDVPSSHLAQLRELVASMRAGQRPRSSGADGRTSLELIAALYKSAFTDATVKAGEIGPGDPYYSAMHGGAPGWAPVAGEGVSA, encoded by the coding sequence GTCGGCACCGGCGCGATCGCCCGTGACTCGCATCTGCCCGCGCTGGCCCGGCTCCCCGAAGAGGTCGAGGTCGTCGCCGCCGTCGACATCGACGCCGCCTCGGTCGAGGCCTGCTGTGCGGAGAGCGGCATTCCGCACGCGTACACCGACCTGGACCGGATGCTCCGGGAGCAGCGGCCCGACCTGGTCACCATCTGCACCCCGCCCACGCTCCACCGCGACCAGACCGTCGCCGCCCTGCGCGCCGGCGCCTGGGTGTGGTGCGAGAAGCCGCCCGTGCCGACGCTGGCCGACTTCGACGCCGTCGAGGCCGCGGAGGGCGAGGGCGGCGGGCCTTATGCCGCCATCGTCTTCCAGCACCGCTTCGGGTCGGGCTCCCGGCATGTACGGCGGCTGCTCGCCGAGCAGGCCCTGGGCCGGCCGCTGGTCGCGCACTGCCAGACCACCTGGTATCGCGACACCGCTTACTACGCGGTGCCCTGGCGCGGGCGCTGGCGGACCGAGGGCGGCGGCCCGGCCATGGGGCACGGCATCCATCAGATGGATCTGCTGCTCGACCTGCTCGGCCCGTGGAGCGAGGTCCGGGCGATGGCCGGACGGCTGGTGCACGACGTGGAGACGGAGGACGTCTCCACCGCCCTGGTCCGCTTCGAGAACGGCGCGCTGGCGACCGTCGTCAACAGCGTCCTGTCGCCCGACGAGGTCAGCCGCATCCGAATCGACTGCGCCCGCGCCACCGTCGAGCTGACCCACCTCTACGGCCACAGCAACGCCCACTGGCGCATCACCCCGGCGTCCGATGTGCCCGCCGAACTGGCCGCGCAATGGCAGGACTTCGGTCAGGACGTGCCCAGTTCGCATCTCGCGCAGCTGAGGGAGCTGGTCGCCAGCATGCGGGCCGGACAGCGACCGCGCAGCAGCGGCGCTGACGGGCGGACGAGTCTGGAGCTGATCGCCGCGCTCTACAAGTCGGCGTTCACGGACGCGACGGTGAAGGCGGGCGAGATCGGCCCGGGTGACCCGTACTACTCGGCGATGCACGGCGGCGCTCCCGGCTGGGCGCCCGTCGCAGGCGAGGGGGTCTCGGCGTGA